A single window of Rhizobium sp. SL42 DNA harbors:
- a CDS encoding putative quinol monooxygenase, with protein sequence MKCIIGFFTTKPGQRDAYLRAAQDHLEKSRLDPDCLYIELVPMPEHPDRILLAEAFTSEEAHRRHEDTEHMRALWAVGPRLLSHVVIDNVISDQVQHIDERFD encoded by the coding sequence ATGAAATGCATCATCGGTTTCTTTACCACCAAGCCCGGACAGCGCGACGCCTATCTGCGGGCGGCGCAGGATCATCTGGAGAAGAGCCGGCTTGATCCGGACTGTCTCTATATCGAGCTTGTGCCGATGCCCGAGCATCCGGACCGGATTTTGCTGGCCGAGGCGTTCACCAGCGAAGAGGCGCATCGGCGGCATGAGGATACCGAGCATATGCGGGCGCTCTGGGCCGTCGGGCCGCGGCTGCTGTCGCATGTGGTGATCGACAATGTGATCTCCGACCAGGTGCAGCATATTGATGAGCGGTTTGATTGA
- a CDS encoding J domain-containing protein: protein MAKTGATVIDPYDILGVARDADEAAIKAAYRKVAKSAHPDGGGDTARFATISACYELLKDPVRRRVYDDTGYDPQLAEPTDLKGLMVLETLVNDMILDEREPGSFDPVAGLRRKLTDDILKARFHILELERHRARVRKHMDRIGRRPEADVLGSMLRARATSISEAIKNSETQIAAIERAYTMLEGYSYEMEPAPVNAEELPKAAE, encoded by the coding sequence ATGGCGAAAACGGGTGCCACGGTGATCGATCCCTATGACATTCTCGGCGTGGCGCGCGATGCCGACGAGGCGGCGATCAAGGCCGCCTACCGCAAGGTGGCGAAGAGCGCGCATCCCGACGGCGGCGGCGATACCGCGCGCTTTGCAACGATCAGCGCCTGCTACGAGCTGCTGAAGGACCCGGTGCGCCGGCGCGTCTATGACGATACCGGATATGATCCGCAACTGGCCGAGCCGACCGACCTCAAGGGCCTTATGGTGCTGGAAACGCTGGTCAATGACATGATCCTCGACGAGCGCGAGCCGGGCAGTTTCGATCCCGTCGCCGGCCTGCGCCGCAAGCTCACCGACGATATATTGAAAGCCCGCTTCCACATTCTCGAACTGGAGCGGCACCGCGCCCGGGTGCGCAAGCACATGGACCGGATCGGCCGCAGGCCGGAGGCTGATGTGCTCGGCTCGATGCTGCGGGCGCGGGCCACCTCGATCTCCGAGGCGATCAAGAACAGCGAGACGCAGATCGCCGCGATCGAGCGGGCCTATACGATGCTGGAAGGCTATTCCTACGAGATGGAACCGGCGCCGGTGAATGCCGAGGAACTGCCGAAGGCGGCGGAGTAG
- a CDS encoding ABC transporter ATP-binding protein encodes MIDSVEFNLQQGIAAHDLAAGYGRDNAIRGIRLGVEEGFMTALIGPNGSGKSTLLAALARILPARTGRVVIDGHDIGRLKPRQMARKLGMLPQQPPVPEGITVFDLVARGRFPHQGFLRHWSSEDESAVAKAIALTGIADLQQRPVETLSGGQRQRAWIAMVLAQETPLLLLDEPTTFLDISHQVAILDLLRDLVRHHGRTVICVLHDLNMALQYADRLIFLKEGSIRHVLAEPSDCTDEIVRDVFDLQAVAIRHPQTGLPVFLPFSPTVQREAT; translated from the coding sequence ATGATCGATAGTGTCGAATTCAACCTGCAACAGGGTATTGCTGCGCATGATCTTGCTGCAGGCTACGGCCGCGACAATGCCATACGGGGCATTCGACTGGGCGTGGAAGAAGGCTTCATGACAGCGCTTATCGGGCCGAACGGATCGGGGAAGTCGACACTCCTGGCGGCGCTAGCGCGGATTCTGCCAGCACGCACCGGACGCGTGGTGATCGACGGCCACGACATAGGCCGACTGAAACCACGGCAGATGGCGCGCAAGCTCGGAATGTTGCCACAGCAACCGCCAGTTCCGGAAGGCATTACGGTTTTCGATCTGGTCGCACGAGGGCGTTTTCCGCATCAGGGGTTCTTGCGGCACTGGAGCAGTGAGGACGAAAGCGCAGTTGCCAAAGCAATCGCGCTGACGGGCATCGCCGATCTTCAACAGCGACCGGTGGAAACCTTGTCCGGCGGCCAGCGCCAGCGGGCGTGGATTGCCATGGTGCTCGCACAGGAAACGCCTCTCTTGCTGCTCGACGAACCGACGACGTTCTTGGACATCTCCCATCAGGTTGCGATCCTCGACCTGTTGCGGGATCTGGTCCGCCATCATGGCCGCACCGTCATTTGCGTTCTTCACGATCTCAACATGGCGCTGCAATATGCCGACAGGCTGATCTTCCTCAAGGAAGGCTCGATCAGGCATGTTCTGGCTGAACCGTCAGACTGCACGGACGAAATTGTCCGTGATGTCTTCGATCTGCAGGCCGTCGCCATACGCCACCCGCAGACGGGTCTACCGGTCTTCCTGCCCTTTTCACCGACAGTGCAGAGAGAAGCCACGTGA
- the dusA gene encoding tRNA dihydrouridine(20/20a) synthase DusA yields MTVKQENVNGFNAPVFAVAPMIDWTDRHCRYFLRQLSRQALLYTEMVVADAIIHGPRERLLAFHRDEHPVALQLGGSDPGKLAEAVRIAADYGYDEINLNVGCPSDRVQSGTFGACLMRDPQTVEACVAAMKAAASVPVTVKCRIGVDEQEPAEVLPDFIARMVGAGADAIWIHARKAWLQGLSPKENRDIPPLDYDLVHRMKRENPDVFLGINGGITTLAEAKAHLEVMDGVMLGRASYHNSTLLTGVDQLIYGAPERDFDWAALCATMIAYAEQVIADGGRLNHVTRHMFGLFQGYAGARRFRQILSSEATKPGISPMLIAEAFAAVDIAGGPKVQPGPVTETVRAAE; encoded by the coding sequence GTGACTGTTAAGCAAGAGAACGTCAATGGTTTCAACGCTCCCGTCTTTGCCGTTGCACCGATGATCGACTGGACGGATCGGCATTGTCGCTATTTCCTGCGGCAGCTGAGCCGTCAGGCGTTGCTGTATACCGAGATGGTGGTGGCAGATGCGATCATTCATGGGCCGCGCGAGCGGCTCCTGGCGTTTCATCGCGACGAGCATCCGGTCGCGCTGCAGCTTGGCGGTTCGGATCCGGGCAAGCTTGCCGAGGCGGTGAGGATTGCGGCGGATTACGGTTATGACGAGATCAACCTGAATGTCGGCTGTCCGTCGGACCGGGTGCAGTCGGGCACGTTCGGTGCCTGCCTGATGCGCGATCCGCAGACGGTGGAGGCCTGCGTCGCGGCGATGAAGGCGGCGGCTTCGGTGCCGGTGACGGTGAAATGCCGGATCGGGGTCGACGAGCAGGAGCCGGCCGAGGTGCTGCCGGATTTTATCGCCCGGATGGTCGGGGCGGGGGCGGATGCTATCTGGATCCATGCCCGCAAGGCCTGGCTGCAGGGGCTGAGCCCGAAGGAGAACCGCGATATTCCGCCGCTCGACTATGATCTCGTGCATCGGATGAAGCGGGAGAACCCGGATGTCTTCCTCGGCATCAATGGCGGGATCACCACGCTTGCCGAGGCGAAGGCGCATCTTGAGGTGATGGACGGCGTCATGCTCGGGCGGGCGAGCTATCACAATTCGACATTGCTGACCGGGGTCGACCAGCTGATCTACGGCGCGCCGGAGCGGGATTTTGACTGGGCGGCTCTGTGCGCGACGATGATCGCCTATGCCGAGCAGGTCATCGCCGACGGCGGGCGGCTCAATCATGTCACTCGGCACATGTTCGGGCTGTTCCAGGGCTATGCCGGGGCGAGGCGGTTCCGGCAGATCCTGTCGTCCGAGGCGACCAAGCCGGGGATTTCGCCGATGCTGATCGCCGAGGCCTTTGCCGCGGTCGATATTGCCGGCGGACCGAAAGTGCAGCCGGGTCCGGTTACCGAGACGGTGCGGGCGGCGGAATAG
- a CDS encoding NACHT domain-containing protein, whose protein sequence is MTKLSGSELRDSVASILRLTHPLVETEKRLVATTADVYFEEVSHQKFIRKFAVEAKDWSSPLSSKKIADIYNLYQPSIASGEIDSLWIIGKKELGMQPTDTINRMSNVAYSTYEEFVSSAMNFSLYLEDLRASFETTDASANFITSTVRGTGEKLEDAVEKWLNRHQKLMLIYGGYGLGKTTFSLYLASKLSKLYQNGEFARIPVRISLGGLFTKQDLRGLICSCLTGSEGSASVGNFSYNLFIHMVREGLVLLILDGFDEMRHAMDVDDFAYTFEQMSPLFEGKSKAIILGRPDSFFSDEEESRLIDSLLAPIFADASDVHKAEIDFMSEEQIEAYIEQFINTKTQSERLNTMRKIKENVISTEIEVLSRPVQLKMFTRVMHSYSDGKNKLTRYSLYNKFIDSFVKREDDKPARQVRISNFPSEQFPGPRVVFMQNLAWWVLMEKRENRFQPSEIPYNYIPTQFAPNRSRDGALREALVGSVIERSSSSHSEGTGLLGKKGGSYFYFPHKSYIEFLVVQYFLRFNFDKDLFSQFFRSMNKEMLSFLSEAGDEAVPLLRAGITFATGYVDREIIKICAKDTNINREISSLKSHNLTSDLIYTYYEYMINSDYDKSTISNFIFSCFVSAQNLSRVSSSVNLIRHFIDHFGETAIFRKMVVHVITSIGFEKMAVLARSDSVISVYNLDAASAKYIFFAKYFVCDGLNISCSTSNFASFSQKIAEGKLYVPGYDAEKSKNRRLTVTILDCEFGDPRYPVILQNCSAAERKLFLYGDAERLLG, encoded by the coding sequence ATGACAAAATTATCCGGCTCGGAACTTCGAGATTCAGTCGCTAGCATTCTTCGATTGACACATCCTTTAGTCGAGACGGAGAAGAGACTCGTCGCAACGACGGCCGACGTCTACTTCGAAGAAGTATCTCACCAAAAATTTATTAGAAAATTTGCAGTAGAGGCAAAGGATTGGTCCTCTCCACTTAGTTCCAAAAAAATTGCAGATATCTACAATTTGTACCAACCCTCTATCGCATCTGGTGAAATTGATAGCCTTTGGATTATTGGAAAAAAAGAACTCGGCATGCAGCCCACTGATACGATCAATCGAATGTCCAATGTTGCCTATAGCACTTATGAGGAATTCGTATCATCGGCGATGAACTTCTCTCTTTACCTTGAAGATCTGAGGGCATCATTTGAGACAACGGACGCCAGTGCGAATTTTATCACATCGACAGTTCGGGGAACCGGTGAAAAACTCGAGGATGCAGTAGAAAAGTGGCTTAATCGACATCAAAAACTAATGTTGATTTATGGTGGATACGGTCTCGGGAAGACCACTTTTTCCCTCTATCTCGCGTCTAAATTATCAAAATTGTATCAAAATGGCGAATTTGCACGCATACCCGTGAGGATCTCTTTGGGCGGTCTCTTCACCAAGCAGGATCTCAGAGGGTTGATATGTTCATGCCTCACGGGTTCCGAAGGCTCAGCCTCAGTTGGCAACTTCTCGTACAATCTCTTTATTCATATGGTTAGAGAAGGGTTGGTTCTGCTGATACTGGATGGGTTCGATGAAATGCGTCACGCCATGGATGTTGACGACTTCGCCTATACGTTCGAGCAAATGAGCCCGCTTTTTGAGGGAAAATCAAAGGCCATTATCCTTGGCCGTCCCGACTCGTTCTTTAGCGATGAGGAGGAAAGTCGGCTGATTGACTCACTTTTGGCTCCAATATTTGCAGACGCCAGTGACGTACACAAGGCCGAGATAGATTTCATGTCAGAGGAGCAAATAGAGGCCTACATCGAACAATTCATAAATACAAAAACACAATCTGAACGACTAAACACTATGCGTAAAATAAAAGAAAATGTAATTTCTACCGAAATCGAGGTTTTGTCTCGTCCAGTACAGCTAAAAATGTTTACTAGAGTGATGCACTCATATTCTGATGGAAAAAACAAGCTAACCAGATACTCACTTTATAACAAATTTATTGATAGCTTTGTGAAGCGAGAGGATGACAAGCCTGCTCGACAAGTGCGCATTAGCAATTTTCCGAGCGAACAATTTCCCGGCCCACGTGTAGTTTTTATGCAAAATCTAGCGTGGTGGGTCTTGATGGAAAAGCGAGAAAACCGATTTCAGCCGTCTGAGATACCGTACAATTACATACCTACTCAATTTGCTCCCAACCGCTCCCGGGATGGGGCTCTGCGTGAGGCACTTGTAGGCTCTGTGATAGAGCGCAGTAGTAGTTCGCACAGCGAAGGCACAGGACTACTAGGAAAGAAAGGTGGAAGTTATTTTTACTTCCCTCATAAGAGTTACATTGAGTTCTTGGTTGTTCAATATTTCCTGAGATTCAACTTTGATAAAGATTTGTTTTCTCAGTTTTTCAGATCAATGAATAAAGAAATGTTGTCTTTTTTGTCGGAGGCGGGAGATGAGGCGGTACCGCTTCTTCGCGCAGGTATTACTTTCGCAACAGGGTACGTCGATCGAGAAATCATCAAAATTTGCGCCAAAGACACCAACATAAATCGTGAGATATCCTCATTGAAATCGCACAATCTCACATCAGATTTGATTTACACATACTATGAGTACATGATAAATTCGGATTATGACAAGTCTACAATTTCTAACTTTATTTTCTCGTGCTTCGTTTCAGCGCAAAATTTGTCGAGAGTTTCTAGCTCGGTTAATCTCATCAGGCATTTTATTGACCATTTTGGCGAAACTGCCATCTTTAGGAAGATGGTAGTGCACGTTATTACCAGCATCGGCTTCGAAAAGATGGCGGTACTGGCGCGTTCCGACAGTGTTATTAGTGTTTACAACCTTGACGCCGCATCAGCGAAGTACATATTTTTCGCGAAGTACTTCGTTTGTGATGGGTTAAACATTTCATGTTCCACATCTAATTTCGCAAGTTTTTCTCAAAAAATAGCCGAAGGAAAACTATATGTTCCCGGATATGACGCAGAAAAAAGTAAAAACAGAAGATTAACTGTGACGATTTTGGATTGTGAATTTGGTGACCCGCGATACCCGGTCATTCTACAAAATTGCTCTGCCGCCGAGCGAAAGCTTTTCCTTTATGGCGATGCTGAACGATTGCTGGGTTAA
- the uvrB gene encoding excinuclease ABC subunit UvrB, producing the protein MAKTPKSSAPSKPGFEEAPQTAFEGEPLSGSVSDWVRQLEAEAEAAGVESQRELASKAGKHRKKIEIEARKHAEKVALDKAQKSTTAKNTTATTTSRGVSVGASSDPKTRAAAGLNPVAGMDVSLEEAESLAPGAVTATVEALSSLIESGNPLFKDGKIWTPHRPARPDKSEGGIAIRMVSDYEPAGDQPTAIADLVEGIQSGERSQVLLGVTGSGKTFTMAKVIEATQRPAVILAPNKTLAAQLYSEFKHFFPDNAVEYFVSYYDYYQPEAYVPRSDTFIEKESSINEQIDRMRHAATRAILERDDCIIVASVSCIYGIGSVETYTAMTFQMSVGDRIDQRQLLADLVAQQYKRQEINFIRGSFRVRGDTIEIFPAHLEDAAWRISMFGDEIDAITEFDPLTGQKTGEMKSVKIYANSHYVTPRPALNGAIKSIKEELKARLAELEKAGRLLEAQRLEQRTRYDVEMLEATGSCAGIENYSRYLTGRQPGEPPPTLFEYIPDNALLFIDESHVSVSQIGGMYRGDFRRKATLAEYGFRLPSCMDNRPLRFEEWDAMRPPTVAVSATPGNWEMEQSGGVFAEQVIRPTGLIDPPVEVRSAKTQVDDVLGEIKETALKGYRTLVTVLTKRMAEDLTEYLHEHGVRVRYMHSDIDTLERIEILRDLRLGAFDVLVGINLLREGLDIPECGFVAILDADKEGFLRSETSLIQTIGRAARNVDGKVILYADQITGSMQRAMDETSRRREKQMAYNLEHGITPESVKAKISDILDSVYERDHVRPDISGAVGGKGFADGGHLVGNNLQAHLNALEKSMRDAAADLDFEKAARLRDEIKRLKAAELAAMDDPMARQEAKNAEGARGNGKGSAPSSPSPSAASPASSSGLTRGPTDNAGDSQPRISTSGRNKSGSPEGKGSYFAKPTLDDMGPGTDTATPLFRKNTLDEMTVGRTEKPMPGKIPQKPAAPPSPREGEGARRADEGAIPPMVRGPTTPTDPRPIIRAKSGAGSYEDAGDVKRQKRTKGKTGRPGR; encoded by the coding sequence ATGGCCAAGACACCCAAATCCTCCGCCCCTTCGAAGCCCGGTTTCGAGGAAGCTCCGCAAACCGCGTTTGAAGGCGAGCCCCTCTCGGGCTCCGTCTCCGATTGGGTGAGACAGCTCGAGGCCGAAGCCGAGGCGGCCGGCGTCGAGAGCCAGCGCGAACTCGCCTCCAAGGCCGGCAAGCATCGCAAGAAAATCGAGATCGAGGCGCGCAAGCACGCCGAGAAGGTGGCGCTGGACAAGGCGCAGAAATCAACCACCGCGAAAAACACCACCGCGACCACCACGTCGCGCGGCGTGTCCGTCGGCGCCTCCTCCGATCCGAAGACCCGGGCGGCTGCCGGCCTCAATCCGGTCGCCGGCATGGATGTCTCGCTGGAAGAAGCCGAAAGCCTCGCCCCCGGCGCCGTCACCGCCACCGTCGAGGCTTTGTCCTCGTTGATCGAGAGCGGCAATCCGCTGTTCAAGGACGGCAAGATCTGGACGCCGCACCGCCCGGCCCGGCCGGACAAGTCGGAAGGCGGCATCGCCATCCGCATGGTCTCCGACTATGAACCCGCCGGCGACCAGCCGACCGCGATCGCCGACCTCGTCGAGGGCATCCAGTCCGGCGAGCGCTCGCAGGTCCTGCTCGGCGTCACCGGCTCCGGCAAGACCTTCACCATGGCCAAGGTGATCGAGGCCACCCAGCGCCCGGCCGTCATTCTCGCGCCGAACAAGACGCTGGCGGCCCAGCTCTATTCGGAGTTCAAGCACTTCTTTCCCGACAACGCGGTCGAATATTTCGTCTCCTATTACGACTACTACCAGCCGGAAGCCTATGTGCCGCGTTCCGACACCTTCATCGAGAAGGAATCGTCGATCAACGAACAGATCGACCGCATGCGCCATGCCGCCACCCGCGCCATCCTCGAGCGCGACGACTGCATCATCGTCGCCTCCGTCTCCTGCATCTATGGTATCGGCTCGGTCGAGACCTACACCGCCATGACCTTCCAGATGTCGGTCGGCGACCGCATCGACCAGCGCCAGCTGCTCGCCGACCTCGTCGCCCAGCAATACAAGCGCCAGGAGATCAATTTCATCCGCGGCTCCTTTCGGGTGCGCGGCGACACGATCGAAATCTTCCCGGCCCACCTTGAGGATGCCGCCTGGCGCATCTCGATGTTCGGCGACGAGATCGACGCGATCACCGAATTCGACCCGCTGACCGGTCAAAAGACCGGCGAGATGAAGTCGGTGAAGATCTATGCCAACAGCCACTATGTCACGCCGCGCCCGGCCCTGAACGGCGCGATCAAGTCGATCAAGGAAGAACTCAAGGCGCGCCTTGCCGAACTGGAAAAGGCCGGCCGCCTCCTCGAAGCCCAGCGCCTCGAACAGCGCACCCGCTACGATGTCGAAATGCTCGAAGCCACCGGTTCCTGCGCCGGCATCGAGAACTATTCGCGTTATCTCACCGGCCGCCAGCCCGGCGAGCCGCCGCCGACCCTGTTCGAATATATCCCCGACAATGCGCTGTTGTTCATCGACGAAAGCCATGTCTCGGTGTCTCAGATCGGCGGCATGTATCGCGGCGACTTCAGGCGCAAGGCGACGCTGGCCGAATACGGCTTCCGCCTGCCCTCCTGCATGGACAACCGGCCGCTGCGTTTCGAGGAATGGGACGCCATGCGCCCGCCGACGGTCGCCGTCTCGGCCACGCCCGGCAATTGGGAAATGGAACAGTCCGGCGGCGTCTTTGCCGAACAGGTCATCCGCCCGACCGGCCTGATCGACCCGCCGGTCGAGGTCCGCTCGGCCAAGACCCAGGTCGACGACGTGCTCGGCGAGATCAAGGAAACCGCGCTGAAGGGTTATCGCACCCTGGTCACCGTCCTGACCAAGCGCATGGCCGAGGACCTGACCGAATACCTGCATGAACATGGCGTGCGCGTCCGCTACATGCATTCCGACATCGACACGCTGGAGCGCATCGAGATCCTGCGCGATCTTCGTCTCGGTGCTTTCGACGTTCTGGTCGGCATCAACCTGTTGCGCGAAGGCCTCGACATTCCCGAATGCGGCTTCGTCGCCATCCTCGACGCCGACAAGGAAGGTTTCTTGCGCTCGGAAACCTCGCTCATTCAGACCATCGGCCGCGCGGCGCGTAACGTCGACGGCAAGGTCATCCTCTATGCCGACCAGATCACCGGCTCGATGCAGCGGGCGATGGACGAGACCAGCCGCCGCCGCGAAAAGCAGATGGCCTACAATCTCGAACACGGCATCACGCCGGAATCGGTCAAGGCAAAGATCTCCGACATCCTCGATTCCGTCTACGAGCGCGACCATGTCCGCCCCGACATTTCCGGCGCCGTGGGCGGCAAGGGCTTTGCCGATGGCGGCCACCTCGTCGGCAACAACCTCCAGGCCCATCTCAACGCGCTCGAAAAATCCATGCGCGACGCCGCCGCCGACCTCGACTTCGAAAAGGCCGCCCGCCTGCGCGACGAAATCAAACGCCTCAAGGCCGCCGAACTCGCCGCCATGGACGACCCGATGGCCAGACAAGAGGCGAAAAATGCGGAAGGCGCGAGAGGCAATGGAAAAGGATCCGCACCCAGCTCTCCGTCTCCATCCGCAGCCTCTCCGGCGTCATCCTCGGGCTTGACCCGAGGACCCACCGACAACGCAGGCGACAGCCAACCCCGCATCTCGACGTCAGGCCGCAACAAATCCGGCTCACCGGAGGGCAAGGGCAGCTACTTCGCCAAACCCACCCTTGACGACATGGGCCCGGGCACCGATACGGCGACGCCGCTGTTCCGCAAGAACACCCTCGACGAAATGACCGTCGGCCGTACCGAAAAACCGATGCCCGGCAAGATCCCGCAAAAGCCGGCGGCTCCCCCTTCTCCCCGTGAGGGAGAAGGTGCCCGAAGGGCGGATGAGGGGGCCATCCCCCCTATGGTGAGGGGGCCAACCACCCCAACCGACCCCCGCCCGATCATCCGCGCCAAATCCGGCGCCGGTTCCTACGAGGACGCCGGCGACGTCAAGCGACAGAAACGCACCAAGGGCAAGACCGGGAGACCCGGCCGCTGA
- a CDS encoding TonB-dependent siderophore receptor, whose translation MKPDSLSALCLTLSVAVSAQLPARPALSQDEVSTELGVIVVDGDGQKAKSYKTSRNSTATRSDTPVTKIPQSITTVTPQALKDKSASTLDDALSDVSGITQGNTIAGANDAIMRRGFGESRDGSILTDGLNTALPHSFNSTTDYVEVLKGPASTLYGVLDPGGMVNVVTKKPEDTFSAEAWTKFYAYGAGRYSEKAGFDITGPAGDSGFSYRLIAEGEKGDYWRNFGDKKNWLIAPSLKWEREGTEVDVSYTHNDYLTPYDRGTVYSATTGTFLDISARQRLDEAWSEVDGSSDLFKASVRHELGGNWVASLNYAYSKDSFTADQTRATAYNATTGILTRRSDVRGYYDTTVHSLRSDLTGSEDLFGFDNEFLFGAALRKEDIARAALQTCNANNRLNVNNPVYGAISPCTYNAATATEEYQHMLTQSVYAQDRVHLTDQLIAVAGLRLEHYDVTAGSGATENTDTAGNALIPNAGLVWEVHPDASLYTNVARTFRPNSSINSAYGTLDPEEGISYEIGSKLDVTDWLSGTLAVFYAEKKNVAYSETVGGTTVYRTAGLVRSKGVELDLAGQLTDELQVIGSYGLTDAVVVEDPSYAGNDLANVARHTASLRIAYDYGDVFDGAGSLRFGGAIKGVGRRAGDADNSFDLPGYGVVDLFASYTIEREHPIEIQLNLNNIFDKTYYTSSIGSSAYGISVGQAFNAALSIGMKF comes from the coding sequence ATGAAACCAGATTCTCTATCCGCACTTTGCCTCACCCTCTCTGTCGCCGTTTCGGCACAACTCCCCGCCCGTCCGGCTCTGTCCCAGGATGAGGTCAGCACCGAGCTTGGTGTAATCGTCGTGGATGGTGATGGCCAGAAAGCCAAGAGCTACAAGACCTCGCGCAATTCGACCGCTACACGCAGTGATACGCCCGTGACCAAGATCCCCCAGTCCATCACGACGGTCACGCCCCAGGCCCTGAAGGACAAGTCGGCGAGCACGCTCGACGACGCTCTGTCTGACGTCAGCGGCATCACCCAGGGCAATACGATTGCCGGCGCCAATGATGCGATCATGCGCCGCGGCTTCGGAGAAAGTCGCGATGGTTCGATCCTCACCGACGGCTTGAACACCGCCCTGCCGCACAGCTTCAATTCCACGACCGACTATGTTGAGGTCCTCAAAGGTCCCGCATCGACGCTCTACGGCGTGCTTGATCCCGGCGGCATGGTCAATGTCGTGACGAAGAAGCCGGAAGACACCTTTTCCGCCGAGGCGTGGACGAAGTTCTACGCCTATGGCGCTGGGCGCTACTCCGAGAAGGCCGGCTTCGACATCACTGGTCCTGCTGGTGACAGCGGCTTTTCCTACCGCTTGATCGCGGAAGGCGAAAAGGGCGACTACTGGCGCAATTTCGGCGACAAGAAGAACTGGTTGATCGCCCCCTCGCTCAAATGGGAGCGTGAAGGCACCGAAGTAGATGTGTCCTATACCCACAACGATTACCTGACGCCCTATGACCGCGGCACCGTCTACAGCGCGACGACCGGCACGTTCCTCGATATCAGCGCGCGCCAGCGACTGGACGAGGCATGGTCCGAAGTCGATGGTTCCTCCGACCTGTTCAAGGCTTCCGTAAGGCACGAACTCGGCGGCAATTGGGTGGCGAGCCTCAACTACGCCTACAGCAAGGACAGCTTCACCGCCGACCAGACGCGTGCCACCGCCTACAACGCGACGACCGGCATCCTTACCCGCCGCTCCGACGTGCGCGGGTACTACGATACGACGGTCCATTCGCTCAGGTCCGATCTGACTGGCAGCGAGGACCTGTTCGGCTTCGACAACGAATTCCTCTTCGGCGCGGCGCTTCGCAAGGAAGACATCGCCCGCGCTGCTCTACAGACCTGCAATGCGAACAACCGCCTCAACGTCAACAACCCCGTCTATGGCGCGATTTCGCCGTGCACCTACAATGCGGCGACCGCCACCGAAGAATACCAGCACATGTTGACCCAATCGGTCTATGCCCAGGACCGCGTGCATCTGACCGACCAGCTGATCGCCGTCGCCGGCCTGCGTCTCGAGCATTACGACGTCACTGCCGGCAGCGGCGCAACAGAAAACACCGATACTGCCGGCAATGCCCTGATCCCCAATGCGGGTCTGGTCTGGGAAGTGCACCCGGATGCCTCTCTCTACACCAATGTCGCGCGTACATTCCGGCCGAACAGCTCGATCAACAGTGCCTATGGCACTCTCGATCCCGAAGAAGGCATCTCCTACGAGATCGGTTCCAAGCTCGACGTCACCGACTGGCTGAGCGGCACGCTTGCCGTCTTCTATGCGGAGAAGAAGAACGTCGCCTATTCCGAAACGGTTGGCGGCACTACTGTCTATCGCACCGCCGGCCTCGTCCGCTCCAAAGGCGTCGAGCTTGATCTGGCGGGCCAGCTGACTGACGAATTGCAGGTGATCGGAAGCTATGGTCTGACCGACGCCGTCGTGGTCGAAGACCCGAGCTATGCCGGCAACGATCTCGCCAACGTCGCCCGCCACACGGCATCGCTACGCATCGCCTATGATTATGGCGACGTCTTCGACGGCGCCGGATCATTGCGCTTCGGCGGCGCCATCAAGGGCGTCGGCCGCCGCGCCGGCGATGCCGATAACAGCTTTGATCTGCCGGGCTACGGCGTCGTTGATCTCTTCGCGAGCTACACCATCGAACGCGAGCATCCGATCGAGATTCAGCTCAACCTCAACAACATCTTCGACAAGACCTATTACACATCGTCAATCGGAAGTTCGGCTTATGGTATATCGGTCGGCCAGGCATTCAATGCCGCTCTTTCCATCGGCATGAAATTCTAA
- a CDS encoding cold-shock protein codes for MATKGIVKFFNQDKGFGFITPDGGAKDVFVHISALQASGLQTLKDGQQVTFDTEPDRMGKGPKAVNIQAD; via the coding sequence ATGGCCACCAAGGGCATCGTTAAATTCTTCAACCAGGACAAGGGCTTCGGCTTCATCACCCCGGACGGCGGCGCGAAAGACGTCTTCGTCCACATCTCGGCTCTCCAGGCGTCCGGCCTGCAGACCCTGAAGGACGGCCAGCAGGTCACCTTCGACACCGAGCCGGATCGCATGGGCAAGGGCCCGAAGGCAGTCAACATCCAGGCTGACTAA